Genomic window (Danio rerio strain Tuebingen ecotype United States chromosome 24, GRCz12tu, whole genome shotgun sequence):
TTCACATATTATAAAATCTATATTAAAATGCTAAGATGTACAAACATCATGCGTGTATCTGTTCCTTTCAATTTAGGCTGATTTAAATCAAAAACACTGTAATGTTGTGCTTAATtagcatgaaaaatacatgtcGGGATTATTAATTgatcttaaaggggacctattatgcccttgtgtgtgtgtgtgtgtgtgtgtgtgaactagtTTATGTGATTTATGCACACATATTCTTTggataatgacatgggtatgacctaggtATCCAATGTTGATGTGGTTTATAAAAAGGCAGAGGTCTTGTGTCCTCGTAATTTGATGGGaacctattatgcctctttttacaagatgcaaaataagtctctgatctccctagagtgtgtgtgtgtgtgtgtgtgtgtgtgtgtgtgtgtgtgtgtgtgtgaagtttcagctgaaaatacaaacaaataattgAAGCTGCCCCTTTTAGGATTTGATTCTAATAGAGCCGTTTTGGTCgttgtcgctttaaattcaaatgaaattgtgctcttttcaaaagagggcggagctacaaatgcctgtgtctcagcatagtggcagattccaaggctgtttctcaatatgtgttcttgtCTGTATTTGCATTCTGGTGTCCTCCTAAAACGTCATCAACTGTCGCCgaagtactgttccaattcaaagttcacatcttgccaTGTACGGATAAAATTCCTGGATGTGTACTTGCTCCGCCCCTTTTGCCAAGGATGCTTTGCGAGGTGATTTGTGCGAACTTACAAAGCACAgctatcccagaatgcattgcagcgtaACCAGAAAAAGCTAATGGCGGAGGAGAAAACCCGCgcggttttaaaaatactcctctGTTGTGTTACAAATGTaagttttaagagttttcaggTGAGAATGTAGCTGTTTTAAACTCAAATCTGTAGTTTATTTAGAGAGTTAGCACATCTTTGGTGATGTGCCTCAGCTTATGCGGACTCTGAGCTTCGTCATCAGCTCCCCCGCCGAGAGCAGCTTTACATCGGCCAGTCCATCcatttcatctgtccatccattgtaGTTAACATGACATTTAATACATCTTGTGCATATCTAACGGACATCTTTTGgtcttataaatctattatttgttctcaagTGTATTATTTTGTCAGTGTTatcttttataattgtctttaattatgttatcGTGTTGTATGAGGTTTGTCTGTTTTCCAAATTGCTTAACTTTTACCTTTATTTCTCATTGTGTACGTCTTGTACTTTAAACTTGTATAATGTCCATTGTAGTTTAtaaaatctgataatcaaagacacgttcattcattcattttcttgtcggcttagtccctttattaatccagggtcgccacagcggaatgaaccgccaacttatccagcaagttccagccgcaacccatctctggggaacatccacacacacactcatacactacggacaattttagcctacccaattcaactgtaccgcatgtctttagacagtgggggaaaccggggcacccggaggaaacccacgcgaaggcagggagaacatgcaaactccacacagaaatgccaactgagccgaggttcaaaccagcgaccttcttgctgtgaggtgacagcactacctactgcgccactgcctcgccctcaaagacacgtgtctgtgtataataacccatttcacttcacatttttggtcatttatgttaacattttgttaaatcaaaaatgtagatttataatattaatataatattaattataaggccgtgctttaaataattaaatcattttatttttaatgtacagtgaaactgaTGATTCCATGGTGAGGTACAGTAAGAGACATTATAATGTACACTGCCGTTCCATTTGAAAAAGTATCCGACTTGTGTCCTCGCGTCTTCGGGAGTTCGTTTTTtaagtctgaacttggcaagtctgaacttccaaggacgcaagtcTGAACTTTACATACTttgtattgagaaacagcccaaaactaaactaacatcctatgctaataagggagagatcatcactagtgggcggggctttccccctctgatgacaggtataaagggagaatgtcaatcgaagtgtttctgcagactgcttaTATCAAGtgtgatggaaaaaaaaataattaataattctttaCGTtttgaagctggttatattcacacaactgtgtttaatctccttataaaagtgatttttgcacaataggtcccctttaaaatacGTCTTTTTTTTTCACGAAAAACATAATGTGACCTAATGATGAATTCATCACGTTCACCTGCTTCTGAACTCttcttattaattaaaatgtcttttaaaaaatgtaaaaactgaaatGAGATACACACCTACTGGGAACAGAAATGAATCTGATAAGCTAAGGCAGTGTATTTGTGTATCAAAGACTATGAcaaaatttttaaatgatttcagaAAAACTGACGCTACGACATAATCCTacttttttatgctttaaaagaccGTGCGGTCCAGCTATTCTGCTCTTAATGTACAAGAAAAGACGTTGATAAAGATAGCAGCTTCATTAAACGTCACCCCACATTAGCCCGACAGATacaaccctggctcattctgatAAGTTACCCttgcatacatttctggagagcgccaattatgtcccaggagctatgttgtTTGCAGTTTAATGTTtttacgaatccaccagaggccgctgtgtacgctttttcagatctcaaatttctctcgcgagtgccataaGCGTCTGCTGTTCTCCTATAAATCcagcagaggccgctgtcgactgactgactgactgactgactaaacccaaccattagtgttttcaaaagctccgATTGACCTGattacccacttccctaaacccaaccgacagttaaaaaaaaaaaacaatccagaaaaagaaaagccctcacgatttttaccacattttcagattttaccacattctaactctgttatttaattgtttatttttttggcttttattttagtcctacctgctttctggaaccgttcgtcggcagactcaaaccccgtcgtcGCAGTCAACTTCACTCTGTGTCTCAAATCTGCCGATGTACATGGCTGGAAACTGGACAAACTgttaacagcaggaaagccgtccatactgAGGAAAGTGATCAGGTGGtcagcgtgaaaaggaacggcgtcatactgccccatagtgttcgttttaaagacgaaatgcagccatatgttcctctggctacataattcgcaatctccagaaatgtatatagggctacgttttcagaataggCCTATGTTGCAACgatatttaaatacagtacaggttttaaacatttacaCACGGAAACCAAACCAAAAGCGAACGAACGAACGCAGTAACATCAATGAAATAATTTCATAATCACTGTATTTATGGCACTGGCGGTGTTGTAGACAGTTCCACTAGTTGTCATATCCAAAGTCGCTTCACAGTTTTATCTTAAAACGTTTAGTCGATTCTAAAAATAGATTTGGATATCGATAGATTGGGTATTGTTGATGCTTTTCAgaagtgttgtgtgtttgggCTGGTTGCACAGTGCTTTAGAGCCTCCTGTCatgaggaaaaacacacacagacaaaaccaTCAAACACTGCTGGGATTCAGCTGCCACAGAACAAAATAATTGAAGAATGCTCACCACTGCTTATTAAAGCGCAGCTATTCTTGTAAAGTCACCTGGAgaaaacagaattaaaaaaacagaatttGGCAAAGTTTAAAACTCATACACTTGCTTTAGGTAATATTTGAgggggtggcatggtggttggctcagtggttagcactgtcgccttacagcaagaaggttgctggtttgagtaccgtgtgggccagttgtcatttctgtgtggagtttgcatgttctctccgtgttggcgtgggtttcctctgggtgctcccccacagtccaaacacatgcgctataggtgaattggataaactaaattggccgtagtttgtgtgagagagcgtatgggtgtttcccagtactgagttgcagcttgaagggcatcacTCTGCTAGGagtgtaatattgcgtttatactACAGTTCAACGGCATTATTGtgcatataaaaaagaaaatcaaacacggagagtctaaaaaccaatcaattttgtaagaggaactactttcttccgccattcattcacataaATAGCAGGGGGTGGAGTTGTGTGGTcatggacaaaagtgaagaggggggGTGTGGTGGGGGATTCTCGCAAGTTGAGCCCCATAATAATAGCTCTGGGGGCCCCTAGCAGTTCACCTGACTTATCATGTAAAGAAGAAACTCTACACTGAGGAACATAGAAACCCTAATGCTAGCTAGCGTTTCGCATGCGCTACTGCAGAGCaacacatgcattcattcattttcttgtcggcttaatccctttattaatccggggttgccacaacagaatgaaccaccaacttatccagcaagtttttacgcagcggatgcccttccagctgcaacccatctctgggaaacatccacacacacatacactcggacaatttggcctacccaattcacctgtaccgcatgtcttcggactgtgggggaaaccggagcacccggaggaaactcacgcaaacgcagggagaacatgcaaactccacacagaaacgccaactgagccgaggctcgaaccagcgaccttcttgctgtgaggcgacagcactacctactgcgccactgcttcccttgcagagcaacacactcatacaaaatataattttagctcgttcaaaatacttatttaaaataagctgaatcaactcaattcttgagatttcattagaaaaactacattttttatgttcaatccacataaatttgttaatttgttgtcaatttgtgttgagacaacatgaatgaattgtgtggaaccctgcatgttttacagtgcagagaCAGGAGTTCTTCAAGCTAACCAAAAAATGGTTCCCTTTAGAGTTGTACACTGAAAGGTTCTTTGTGGAAGCGGAAAGTGTTCCTATATATTCACAAGGCTACAGGATCACAATACACCTGGTAATATCGGTGGCCAATCTCATCCAGACACGCTTTTAAAATGAACATCATCTCGACGCTCAGAAACAGGTGCTTGCCCTGAAGCAGCCTGGGGAAATGTTCATTACAATGAAGTATCCATTTGGTTTAATGGATATTTCATTTCTATTTCATCTCATTTCTACAGCAATTAAAAAGGAATCAAATGTGATGTATGATGTAGCAGACACTCCTGACGCACCGTTGGCATTTTTCCCAGAACATCCATCTGAAATTTGCTGCTCAGAAATGGCTTTGGGGCACACAGCAATGTGGATGTGAATACAGAAACATACGAGACATTATTTATGATTTGGCTTTTACATCTGAAATATGAACcacatatattataattaaagcTGAGGTTAGATTAATGCTGGCGAATTACACAACTGTTTAAAAGTGGGATTTctgaaaagttttgaaaaaaaggTCTATTTTGCTCattaagctgcatttatttgatcaaacataCAGTAATAACAGGAATATAGCTAAATATCATTGCAATCTAGCACAACTgtgaacatattttaaaaagtactccttttgaaagtcattcatttattttcatttggcttagtccctttatctggggtcgccacagcggaataacccgccaactattccagcatttgtttcaaGCAGCGGATCCAGTcacaacccataactgggaaacacccatacactctcacattcacacactcaaacactacggccaatttagttcatccaattcacctatagcgcatgtgtttggactgtgggggaaaccggagcacccggaggggagaacatgcaaactccacacagaaacgcctactgggccagctgggactcgaaccagtgacctgtgaggcgacagtaataaccaccgagccaccgtgctgccctatcaTTCTAATAAATAATCTAGCTTAATATTTTTTGAGGAAAATATAGTACATTTATTCCGAATTTCTTGCTGAATATTGACGatgaattaacaataaaaaaaaaaaaaaaacagcatttaactTAAACAGAAATACTGTAATTATATTATCAATTCttaaaaaacttttaacttttaatgTTTATTCCAATCAAGCATTATTCTTATAAAGCTTAGGATACATTTTTTGATAATCAACCCAAAGTAAATAACTGGTCGATTGTAAGCTATTCAGTATTGCATCTGTCAATAATGTCCACTTCCAAAAGCTATACATATTTATGTTGAATATATAAGAGATGGCATGTCTTAactgaattattatttgttttttaaataaatttactaatgtattgttattattgttgttgttgttgttgttgttgatgatgctatttattaatttttttatttttttatttttctgtttacattattatttttttattattaatttactaatgtatcattatttttattatttatctagtttattaatttattattattataaattattattatattattattatttaatttatttatttatctctttatttatttgataatttgtcagtttactttattattattattttataaattatatattgttatttattttattaatttactaatgtaataataatattatttatctaattaattaatatatttattcatttattttagagtttttttctgttttattatttattaatatttttagtagtttctaaatatttttataattaacttactaatgtattattattataattattatttatttaatttattaacttatctctatttatttgataatttgtctgtttacttattattattattattttaaaaatgttatatatttttatttattttattaatttactaatgtaacattattattattattattattattattattattatttatctaatgaattaatctatttatttattttagagttttttctgtttccttatttattattattatttttagtaatttaaaaaatatttttattattaatttactaatgtactattattgtaataataataattatttagttaatttattaacttatctctttatttgttttataatttgtctgtttacttatttattcattattattattattattttctttttagcccTGTTAAAATGGGCATTGTCTGTtggtatattttaatgtatttgttattaATGGCTATTAaaagttattacatttaaaaagtaaaaagatgtaataaaaataataattacatataaagttataaaaactataacattttaaaaaataaaaaaaaacgatgAAGTtatagttttaacagcagaataATAGTTCAAAgattataaatagtttttttaggggtttttttCCCTAAAAGATTAATTTAGACATTTTTCCAGATGGTTAataattatatttgcatattcattTCACAAGCTAACtctaaaacattaaaacacataATGAAGGGACAAATTAAcccaaattttttattttctcatcaTTTACTGGCACTCAAGTGGTTCggaatattttattttctttattctgttgagcaaaaaggaagatattctggAGAATGTTCAGATGTTTaagcgggctaataatattgactttaaaatgttttttaaaaaaatcaaaaactgcttttattctagccaaaataacaaaaataagactttctccagaaaaaaatatatatagaaaatactgtgaaaaattctttgctctatTAAAGATCATTTGCCAaatcttcaaaaaataaaaaacattcacaggagcgctcataattttgacttggTAGGAACAAAATACTGCTTTTAAAAAGaccttcttcagaatatcttcctttgtgttcaacagaagacacaAAAAGCTCACAAAATGATTTTTAggtgaagtgtccctttaaatatgTGATGCTTTTGCTTCCGAATCTGTGTAATGCCTCACCAGGAGGTTCTTGTCGGGTTCCTGCGAGTGTCTGAGCCGTTCCTCCATCTTCAGCTGCTTCTCCAGATCCTCGTGGCCATAGAAATCTCCCGGCTCCAGTTTACTAGCTGCCCTGTGAAATAAGAAACACCATCAAAACCAGTCCAGGAGATCAGAAACCAGCAGGAGATTCGCTTCTGTTACCCTGATCTAGATGAGCTGCGTGTGTGGCGAACGTCTGACTCTGGAAACATGAAGTCTGAGATGCTGTTGCTTTCATTTCCAGCCTCTAAACATTTGTGAAGAGGAAGTTTAGATGGCAGTGATTCACAAAGTGTACACACAGTTTGTGGACATGAGATTGATCAGAAAAAACATAACAGCAGAGTACAACCTGAGTTGAGTTCTTTGACCAGTGAGGACATTGTGTTGGTTATGGAGTCTGCAGCTACCAGGAGATCGCTTCTTAAGTTCCTTCTAGAGCCTtcacaaataaatcaaatgatagaatatttattagtagtaaaaaatacattcattcattcattttcttgtcagcttagtccctttattaatctggggtcaccacagcggaatgaaccgccaacttatccagcacgtttttacgcagtggatgcccttccagctgcatcccatctctgggaaaaatccatataGATGTTTTAACATTTCATATATTCAACTATATAGATGtctcaacatttatatatttaaatataattaaataataacttcattttcataataaaaaaaaaaaatatatatatatatatatatatatatatatatatatatatatatatatatatatattttttttttttttttttattatttatttattttttttcctgtttcgAATAatacagccttggtgagcataagaaaaacatgttaaataaaataaataaaaataattataaaaataaagtatttaatttagtagtttttaaaaataaaaatactatatatatatatatatatatatatatatatatatatatatatatatatatatatatatatacatatatatatatatatatatatatatatatatatatatatatatatatatatatacatatatatacatatatacatatatatatatatatatatatatatatatatatatatatatatatatatatatatatatatagtagaagaactacaatcccatgaatcaggataaacattttatttaaattcaactgtatatctttaccattatttacatattttgagaGTGCAGTGAGACACATTTGCTTAGTTAATTTGGGAGTGTGCAGGGCTATAAATATATTATGGTGCCATTTGCTCACTGCAGTTGTCTGATTGGTGGACTTTTTGTATTTATGTTCAACAGATACAGTTCTAATACAGTTacaaaaacacagaaatattaacagatcaaataataataattataataaataaataaataaaaatacaaattctaaatatttatttctgtatttaaacatacaaacactaattttaatacttttttatttattagactaaaaataacttttaatatttttaaataataaaaaataacttttttttaaattccaaacTTTTAAGTAGAACAGTGTAATATTGGTTATATAatattggcatttctgtgtggagtttgcatgttctccccgtgggtttcctcctggtgctccggttttccccacagtccaaagacatgcgctgtactgtaggtgaattgaataaaaactaaattaaccatagtgtatgtgtgtgaatgtgtgtttggatgtttcccagtactgggctggaAGGgtctccgctgtgtaaaacatggacagtttggcggttcatttagctgtggcgaTGTAGTATTCATAAGTGTTGTGCTGTCATTATGAAACTGTTGCTATTTCCGTTCTTTGGAAAATTGAATAAGATTGAATTAAGATGTTAATTAGATTGTGGTtttgctattggtggatctcaTGTGAAAAACAGGTCAATCCCAACCAAAGGCTATAATTGGCCAATTATAAAAGGTTGAACTTACTTTGGATACAAGATTACAAGAGCTCCTGAAGTGTTTTATTACTGTGACTAAATGAAAGTGTTACCCTGAGCGAAGGCCTGCTGCACTTCTCCTCCAAGGCCCATCAGCGAGTCCTGAGGGGTCTGACTGGGTGTGGTGTTGCCGGATGTTGATTGGACAGGCATAGGAATGGGCGTGGAGTTGCCGGACAGTGATTGGACGGATGCGCTGAGGGTGTGACTGGGGGAGGAGCGAGGGGAAGGGCCAGGACCCTGGTTCTGGGAAACAAAAGGAGATTATTGCTAAATAAAACGGACACAATTCATTTGTATACTTTTGTATGAAATAAATCTAGCCaggtaattttaaattaatttaataaattattaaaaggaTCACTGTGAAGCAACAAAATACTTACTAATTGTCATTTTCAATCACTAGGTTTCACACATTTTATCAGCAAGAAGAattgaatcattcaaaatataATGAATTGTAATgggatcttttatttttttacatattgtaaTAAACAGAGACCAGAATAagcatgttgttttattttaatagtaatttattatatttaaattaataatagttATGTGATGGGATTGGTGAttttgaatgaataatataatataatataatataatataatataatataatataatataatataatgtaatgtaatataattcaatataataaaatataacatataatacaatacaatataatataatataatataacatataatataatataataataatataatataatataatataatataattcaatataataaaatataacatataatacaatataatataatttaatataatataatataataataatataatataatataacatataatataatataatataatataatataatataatataatataatataatataatataattcaatataataaaatataacatataattcaatataatataatataatataatataacatataatataatataatataatataatataattctatataatataatataatataattcaatataatataatataatatattataatataatataatataatataatataatataatataatataatataacatataatataatataatataatataatataattaaatataatataatataatataatataatataatataattcaatataatataatataatattataatataatataatataacatataatataatataatataattaaatataatataatataatataattcaatataatattatattatattatattatattatattatattatattatattatattatattatattatatttaattatattatattatattatattatattatattatattatattatattatattatatgttatattatattatattatattgaattatattatattatattatattatattatattatattatattatattatattatataattaatataataaagttGAAGTAGTAAAATTACTAACACTGAAATAGATGTAAAAAATcatcattaataattaaaaataaataaagcatcaaTTAATAACATACAAGAAAAACCAAAATGtgacaaatattttaaaagctcatagcaaaatgattaaaaataaatttaaaataaaaactgaaaaaaataataataaatactaattatataataattatatgagatatttatttgataatattataatgtcatataaattatatgatatgaattatatattaatgttttctgatacaaaaacaaaaatctaatttttcttttcatttttttacaatttaaaaaaaatattatttatttatttatttatttaagttttagaaGTTGGCTCAAAAGCTGAGACTTGCATTTCATTATTTGTGttctcaataaataaaatgttaattttaatttgcACAATACTAAATGAAAGGCACAAAGGCACAAGAGACAAAGGCACAGCCGACACAATATTAGGAAGTAGAAAAATTACAGCATACAGTTAATCTACATACAGTTAGATCAAGTATACTAATACACACGGTTTCTGTTATTCATTCTCTGAGACTTACAGCTCTTCTTAGCTCTTCTTCCTGTAGATGGAGCAGTTGGGCTGATTAACAGAGATTTGTGCATCTCCACATTTGAACAGTCattatttgtgtatctttaagaTCTGCTGTACCTTTAAGAGGAGCATGAGCTGCTCTAGCTGGACCATGAGCTCTCGACGGCTCTCCTGAAGGGCCGACATCCTCtgctccagctcctccttcctCTGCCTAACACAACCACATACACACATAGAGgggaagtcaaaatgattagtcctGTGACGTGTGTATTCCAGagtgatgtttaagagagcaatgacctttattttagtattttctgTACTTTTTCtaatggagaaagtcttattccaTTCAGTTTGACTGGAATTAATGCATTTCTTAtaaatttaataacaattttaaggtcaaaattattagccccttgagaaatacagttgaagtcagaattattagccctcccaaTATCTGCTTAACAGAGAGACTATATATTCggcacatttctaaccataatagttttaataactcattgctaataactgatttattttatcttcgccatgatgacggTGCATAATTGTAACATACGgtcagaatggtcaggcaggcaacggtcaaacaCAGGAGCAGACAGTATCATGAAGGGTAACCCAAAAGAGTATTTGAAAAGCAGGCAAGAGATCAATTCAGGCGGTAACAGCAAACATCAATATACAAAGTAAGGGTTTAAGACACGGCAAGGAATAACAAGGCAAGGTAAATGATATGTAATGTATACAGGAtaacaacaagactcagcaatgtctgtgtgtgtgtgtttgtgtcccgTTTATATTGTCCATGTAATTAGTCTTGAgtagcttccagctgtgtgtgtgtgtgtgtgtgtctctctctgtgtgtgtgtgtgtaatcaatggaGAACTATAACAGGTGCGTGTGTGTGGTGCTTtaagggagttgtagttcatttgTTGGCCGAATTGTAGTCTGAGTGAAAGTGaaggttagatcgctggtgactgtaacaatatttgactagatatttttcaaaatactagtattcagcttaaagtgacatttaaaggcttaactaggttatttaggcagGTTAAGGTTAAATAGACAAGTcaaatattgtataatgatggtttgttctgtagacaatcaaacaaATCTAGCtcatagggggctaataatatt
Coding sequences:
- the dtna gene encoding dystrobrevin alpha isoform X2, which gives rise to MLSHSMPSSGNPYSSKASAHDETNQMKLFSRTTPDLLKGKGVQYSLDIADRLADEHILIGLYVNLLQKERSCFQHSSKNQDDEHCLIARYASRLAADEVAAQKGRVPTDISLCLDSNKQQRQLIAELENKNKEILQEIQRLRQQHEEASQPPLDKNQQNPMLLAELRLLRQRKEELEQRMSALQESRRELMVQLEQLMLLLKEEELRRANQGPGPSPRSSPSHTLSASVQSLSGNSTPIPMPVQSTSGNTTPSQTPQDSLMGLGGEVQQAFAQGSRRNLRSDLLVAADSITNTMSSLVKELNSEAGNESNSISDFMFPESDVRHTRSSSRSGAASKLEPGDFYGHEDLEKQLKMEERLRHSQEPDKNLLVTLQE